ACTAAAAAAGGACACGCGTCAACGATTCAAAGAAAGTTGAGCACACGTCACCACCAATAGTCATCCTTGGCAGTTTTAGGCTCTCGGGTTCCAAGCTAATGCTATAAAAAAGACGCCCCTACTTCCTAACCATTGCCACTAAACagagacaaaaataaaataaaatttgtgatcgaagaagaaagagagagtaatcaatctgttgattgaaatatGCAGACGGGAAGAAACGCAGCAGCATCAGCCAAAGAAGCTGCTTCAAATGTTGCAGCTTCTGCCAAGTCCGGCCTTGACAAAACCAAAGCCACTATGCAAGAAAAGGTACATACTATATGTCATAATATAGTGAGTATTTTCACCCTCTTTTTGATGGTTGAATCTCTCTAATTTAAGTTTATGATGATGCGACAGGGTGAGAAGATGACGGCACATGATCCAATCGAGAAGGATATGGCAACACagaggaaagaagagaagaaacatgAAGCTGAGATGAACAAACAGATGACACATGAGCAAAATGAAGCATCTAAACAAGAGCGACGACAGACTGGTGCTCACACTGGCGGTGTTGCTGGTGGTCATGATTTTCGTTCGACTGAACTAGGGAGTGGCGGAGGATACTAATTAAGCAAAAGAGAGTAGTAAGAGTCTGTAGTTGAAGGTTAATTTAGTGTGTCGTTTAAAGTGGTAAATGTTAGTAAGGTGTATTTGTGGTAATTGTTTATTGTAGGAGTCTGCGTCGTGTTCTTGTATTGTTGTTAATGTGTTTGAATTTAAAAGTTTAATAAGACTGGTTATTTACTAGATCTTTCTTCACACTTTCTTCTTTTCAAAAATCCAGTAGTCCCATTTTGCGACATCCAGTAGTGAGTAAACATTTATGTAACATTCCTCGAATTCTTATTTTCCGACATCCCTACTGGGAGGTGTGAGGGTACCAACATTTATAAAAAAACTGAAAAGATTTTTTATTGTCATATATTTTGCTATCCTCTGGTGAATTTAAATTGGCATCCCAGTTAGCAGCCTGGCTTTTTTTCCTATATACACATAAAGCTTATTCATGGATCAAGTAGATTTTTGTTATCCCACTCTATGCTCTTGGGATATAAAAGTTTAAACCCTGTGTTGGTAAAAGCATTGGCATACCTGTACACTGTTTCTGTCACAGGAGTTTTTTGGGTAGAATTGTAAACTTGTAATGTCATAGATCTTCAAGCGGTGGAAGGCTGTGACATCTTTGTGAGTTTGACTCTTCTATTGGATTATTATTAAGAACGCGAAATCTTTTATTGGATTATTAAGAACGTGAAATTGGGGATAAAAAAACAATCACGATATAAGAAAAAGGACAAAAATTGGATCCAGATATCAATTCGAGTCgtcccttatctaaatattttacgtattacctaatctacccctcactaatcaggattactgattaataataattagtaaaatcataaaatttttgatataatgattagtgtgtgttttatttgaatttgggtgagtgaggtgagagtagaaggagggaaaaatattttgagagagaaatgtttttggggaaaatggaggatgattgtgaagagagaattgttgctgctgaatctttagctcaactacaacaaggagctaacgacaacaactctcaattgcaactctttgttgagccaacacccttgaatgatgattttgacgagtatggagagtttttcgaagaagctacacaagaaagtaaacttgcacaacatgcaagcatacccaatacacaggtaaagttgttaggaggttgaaaaatcgattttttttctttacacccgccattttttcaactgtaaaacctcggtGCCAGCATGgaaatggtatgaataccatgccggcagactcattaccggcatggtattcatactacgaccatgccggtagagcgatatcccccattttggatattgatccggcatagtattctaccaaaaacTATGCCGGTgcagttaacttttttacctaccaagaaatatactacggaatattcaaccggcatggtttcattgataggttaccatgccggaactgcatgaaaaacatacaagaAACATTTCCATCTAAAACCAAATACCGGCATGAGAAATTAATGAACATCAACGCCGGAACTCTGTACCGGCGTGGTACCATCATCAATATCGAGAATGCCGGAAGCGCAACCGGCGTTGTTAagtttcaaatttacaatgctggtacctaccaaaaaacatacatgaataaatgttttccaaagctaaataccggcattacatatcatttattttcaatgcCGGAAGCGTATACcggcttgggacaataaattaTGAGAATGTCGGCACCGTTGCTTCCGGCGTTGTTGTCTGATGAATCTTTtatgccggaatatgtttcaaatttggtcttcagttttggtTAAGTTCGACTATGCCagaacattggtcgagcatgctGGTACGGGTTTAcggcatagtgttttaatttcgtttggaactaattttcattcaatctttaggtggtgacatatattgatccaacaaatgcaaagccgcttcatcaggatacgtcggaatactataaaatacctccggtatgtgaccaaagaatacttttcacctagtatcttgaactttactaatggattgctagtaatgaaccttctaatgaacgtgaaattgatcttatctagggaataatagatcgaaatgaagcaatcgcttggctaaagagacggctcttaagaacatgtgcgtgttggtgaggaatactgaaggttcaaagaggcgttttgagatggcttgcgagagaagtgggaaatacaaggagaagaatatccacaagagaaaggattatttatatccaaagaagactaatagggtatacaagactcgtacgaggaagaataattgcccatttaagcttgtattccatttaaatgacatgaacaattgggattgtgaagttttgtgtggctgtcataaccaccgggatccgaaagattttgttggtcactccctagttgcgaagctaaaacctcatgagttcgaggatgtaaagagattgaccaaagcacttatcaaaccgagacaaattctcagaggcttcaaggaaaatgaTGAGTCTaacgtgtcttctctacgtaAAATTTATAGCGCACAAACAACTATTAGAAGgctggaatgggaagggaggtccgttatgcaagaatttgagaagatagcttggtactacaactacacgcgtatcattaaaagagggccggacgagaagccccttcaaatattcatttcgcatcctttgctttcacaattggcaaatacatgttgtggtgttcatttgatggattgtacctacaagacaaacaaatacaatatgtcgttgttcaacatcgtgggtaaaacctcggacaaggtaacattcacattggcttggtgcttaatggaaaacgagagtgactataattatcattgggcattacaacaattgaaattattcttccgggaaaatcaacttccgagggtcatcgtaaccgatcaagatgacgcattaatgaaagcaatatccgacgtcttcccggacgcacaaaatttcctatgtacgtatcatatacgtgaaaatgtcaaaaaaaaacttgacatgccttgtttgaacccactaaggcggatattaagaagagaatgattcttcaactagaggaagatgttcgaaagaacaaactatcccccgaagaagaagaagatgagagaggaaatataaaggagcgagtggacaaagaacatgcgtaaaatcataaaaagtggttggaagttctaagagattgggagaaagttcattggtctcttaccgaggttatgtaggaaaagagattggagaagtttattgccgattggaacgaagtttatccgactgccgtctggtattgtcggactcaatggttggataagttcaaggaaaaatttgtgcgtgcatggacaaaccggtagACACTTCAAGAGTGAAGCAACTAGTGCAGCGGATTcctctcatgggagatttaaagatctcatccagtccggtcaaggcaatatggttacggtcaccgaggaaatggagcaatactttaaggctgatatcaataggatcaaggaggcttttgagaaaatctcaatggaaaggatgactcaatttcttcgttatggtaagttgctccaaggaatagaattcaacgtctctcattgggcaataaaacatatgatgagacaaatggaatatgagaaaaattacggaaaaccgggtaatatgtgtatttgtcccgacatgtcttcatttaggattccgtgtcgtcatatgcttgtgaagtattaACGAAGTGATAcatattgaggttattgatccgttttggaagcatatagaccagaatcctttactatttgttggacctcttcacattcctcggacaatttccaacaatctgcggcttggtttcggcaaacacgcacagccttcttatgatcctacaattaggagacaatacaattaagatattttacataaatacacaacaatacatatgcacaagataaaaaatgcttacataggtttgatagatagtacgagaccacgagtgcttgtatccaaatagtgttttcggttccggagcttcacccaaaattctaccacgttcaaggtcaggtatcatgtcattaatatgaggaaggtgggaacctttaactttcactttgcctttgcccttctttccatttccttgtgttggttgttgacttggcccaccgacttcgctttggcttgctaattgacttggaggaaccacattatcttcatcctcactttcctattcatcttgctcatcttgatcatcgtgCTCACGGATTACAACTCGACTAtggtcaccaccactctcccaaattatccctcttgtctcagcccccaaacgctttttgcgaccttcatctttccctcgaggagggagagattgaggagtatcaagaccgtccttccttcttctcttagtgaccacatctttagtttttcttttgttagcttccttggcttttgacctatatcataagcacacgaaatgaatgtgagacaactcactttcaaTTTTTGTACTGGCATTGACTTACTTAAACTAACCACGTCGGTTAAATGTTCCGGCAGTGAACATTGACTATCGAGAATGCCGGtagtcatatgtaattctcctggaTATTAAAAGATTACTACTGACactctcgaaataaatcaattccatgccgtAACTTTGTACCGGCAAACAGATCAACCTAAAAGCTATGCCTGTATAGGTGACAAATTCTTAAGTTTttctgtatgttttaagtccactatcGGCATGCTCGAATTATTACAAAAGAATGCCGGTACCCAAAACCGGCATATAATGCAACCCAAAatctatgccggtactggtgacaaatgcataaactctcctgtatgttttaagtccactaccggcatacacgaATTATTATTAAAGAGTGCCGGTACTAAAAACCGGCATAGACttcgacccaaattctatgccGGTAGGGAAAATTCAGTTTTAGGTGAATCTGGGGTTGGAAACGGCAATGCATTCATCCAAGACTGAATGCCGGAACACAAAACCGGCACTGTATTCATACATAATTCAATGCCAGTACTCACTGAAACTTTgttgtttcagttagggttcgcGTTATAACCTAAACacattgctataaatcgatttaaacactcataaagtagtttaaaatcacttaccttctcacagaagccatggttgcgagaggttgattgtccgaaTCCGCTGCTCCTTCttgttcttgctcttgagcaatcttagcaattATTTGTTCGTGTTTTTGTTGACCTATCGATTTTGATGATTGggcatttgttttcttttgtggaggcattgtttatgatttgggtaggttaatcgatgaagaaatttttgaatcgacgaagaacggatgaagaaaaaaaaattcaaaaacctaACCCTCAGTGCCGGAACTGATTTAAGAATGAGGATAAATGgtttggttttttattttaagttttagtagaaaggatataatggtcttttcataatgtttttaattaataaaagggtattttagtattttcatacccaaaaatcaccccttagaaaacaccatgggttgggggaagtaatcaatatcccccaattaccttttttatcccccaattgcgcgttcattATTAACTTAGTTATTGTTTGTTTTTTGGGTTGAAACATACATTTTATTACGAAGTTATAAGTAGTAACTGTATGTGGGTACGTAGCGTTCAAAGAGTCCCATCTAGTAATATGATTAAGGAAAATTGGGATTCCGGTCCCAATTTTTGTGGATGGGATTTCCCGACTGATTTTTGCATGCTTCATGATTGGCTAGGTCTTTTGACTGATTTCTATGTGCTTCGTGATTggctagtgaaaaagcgggggtctaacaacaccatccaatattcgcttagtaatctgtatggactaactccggaatactttgctagagaatcaactagacagtcagactcaatctagataaaattatctcaaggaattaatatctctctcttgatttgatttttactcaagctaaaaacaatatcgagtctttatcaaatacaaggaataacttgaacggtaccaaagaccaatgtccaagtgttaatcaatgaaatcaacaaccacaaggtcggatctctaatcgattaaaatttaacgcacaacctgttttatttcaattataaagataaacactataatgcggaaaatgaaataacacagacaccagaaattttgttaacgaggaaaccgaaaatgcagaaaaaccccgggacctagtccagattgaatacacactgtattaagccgctacatacactagcctactccaagctaacttaggactggactatagttgaaccccaatcagtctcccactaattcaaggtacagttgtactcctacgcctctgatcccagcaggatactacgcacttgattcccttagttgatctcacccacaaccaagagttgctgcaacccaaaatcgcagacttgataataaacaaatctgtctcacacagaaaagtctatcaaaggataaatctgtctcccacagaaaaaccctatgtTTTTGCTCCGTATTAAGAtatgaaaatcaaggtgaacatgaaccaattgataatccggttttatattcccgaagaacagcctagattaatcaatcacctctcaacaatctttcttgactacacaatatgatttcgaggaatcacaaacagtgatacaaagatgtttgtgacttctttatcttgcctatcggagaactctcacgatctcaagccaaccaatagattgtactcgtacaatagaagatgcaagatcagatcacacaactacgataaaagtagtatcggtctggcttcacaatcctaataagtctttaagtcgtt
This genomic stretch from Papaver somniferum cultivar HN1 chromosome 5, ASM357369v1, whole genome shotgun sequence harbors:
- the LOC113278458 gene encoding 11 kDa late embryogenesis abundant protein-like, with translation MQTGRNAAASAKEAASNVAASAKSGLDKTKATMQEKGEKMTAHDPIEKDMATQRKEEKKHEAEMNKQMTHEQNEASKQERRQTGAHTGGVAGGHDFRSTELGSGGGY